In one Bacillus sp. PK3_68 genomic region, the following are encoded:
- the glyQ gene encoding glycine--tRNA ligase subunit alpha, with protein sequence MNIQEMILTLQKHWSDHGCILMQAYDVEKGAGTMSPYTFLRAIGPEPWNVAYVEPSRRPADGRYGENPNRLYQHHQFQVIMKPSPDNIQEMYLDSLRALGIEPLDHDIRFVEDNWENPSLGCAGLGWEVWLDGMEITQFTYFQQVGGLECKPVSVEITYGIERLASYIQEKENVFDLEWTEGFTVRDIFYQPEYEHSKYTFETSDADMLFNLFTIYEKEAKRQMDEGLVHPAYDYVLKCSHVFNVLDAKGAISVTERTAYLGRMRSMARQIAKTFYEEREKLGFPMLKKKGEAEYE encoded by the coding sequence ATGAATATTCAAGAAATGATTTTAACCTTGCAAAAACATTGGTCCGATCATGGCTGTATTTTAATGCAGGCTTATGATGTCGAAAAAGGAGCCGGTACGATGAGTCCGTATACTTTTTTACGCGCGATTGGTCCGGAACCGTGGAACGTTGCCTATGTGGAACCGAGCAGACGTCCGGCAGATGGTCGTTACGGGGAAAATCCGAATCGTCTGTATCAACATCATCAGTTCCAAGTTATTATGAAACCTTCACCGGATAACATCCAAGAAATGTATTTGGATTCTTTAAGAGCTCTTGGTATTGAGCCGCTTGATCATGATATCCGTTTTGTGGAAGATAACTGGGAAAACCCATCCCTTGGTTGTGCAGGACTCGGTTGGGAAGTATGGCTGGACGGCATGGAAATCACGCAATTTACGTATTTTCAACAAGTCGGCGGTCTGGAGTGTAAGCCGGTTTCCGTGGAGATTACATATGGGATCGAACGGCTTGCATCTTATATTCAAGAAAAAGAAAATGTCTTCGATTTGGAGTGGACGGAAGGTTTTACTGTAAGAGATATTTTTTATCAGCCTGAATACGAGCATTCGAAATACACATTTGAAACGTCAGACGCTGATATGTTATTTAATCTATTTACTATTTATGAAAAAGAAGCAAAGCGCCAAATGGATGAAGGGTTGGTTCATCCTGCTTATGATTACGTTTTAAAATGCTCTCACGTTTTTAATGTCCTTGATGCCAAGGGAGCCATTTCAGTAACAGAGAGAACAGCTTATCTTGGACGCATGCGCAGTATGGCTAGACAAATCGCCAAAACATTCTATGAAGAGCGTGAGAAACTAGGATTCCCAATGTTAAAAAAGAAAGGAGAGGCGGAATATGAATAA
- the recO gene encoding DNA repair protein RecO, with translation MLQKIEGIVIRTSDYGETNKVVTIFTREKGKIAFMARGAKKPNSRLSAVTQPFTHGSFLVQSGSGLGTLQQGEMLSSMRHIREDLIMSAHAAYMAELLDKSTEEKKPNPYLYELFEQCLHYLNEGYDAEILTAIFEMKMLQVIGLRPELSSCVNCGSRDGRFAFSIRENGFLCHRCFKIDPYLLPLSQAAIKLLRLFYFFDLNRLGNINVKEETKKELRTAISLYYDEYSGIYLKSRRFLDQMERMQSFLHKEQEED, from the coding sequence ATGCTTCAAAAGATTGAAGGGATCGTAATTCGAACATCCGATTATGGAGAAACCAATAAAGTAGTAACGATTTTTACACGGGAGAAAGGAAAAATTGCTTTCATGGCGCGAGGAGCTAAAAAGCCCAACAGCCGTCTTTCTGCCGTTACTCAGCCATTTACACACGGCAGTTTTTTAGTTCAGTCAGGTAGCGGACTTGGCACGCTGCAGCAAGGTGAGATGCTTTCATCCATGAGGCATATCCGTGAGGACTTGATCATGTCTGCGCATGCTGCTTACATGGCTGAACTGCTTGATAAAAGCACGGAAGAAAAGAAGCCGAATCCATATCTATATGAACTCTTTGAGCAGTGCCTTCACTATTTGAATGAGGGGTATGACGCGGAGATTTTAACGGCTATTTTCGAAATGAAAATGTTGCAAGTCATCGGCCTGCGTCCCGAGCTATCCAGCTGTGTTAATTGTGGGAGCCGGGACGGCCGATTTGCTTTTTCTATCCGAGAAAACGGTTTTCTATGCCATCGCTGCTTTAAAATCGATCCTTATTTATTGCCGTTATCACAGGCCGCTATTAAGCTTTTACGGTTATTTTATTTTTTCGATTTGAACAGGCTGGGTAATATTAATGTCAAGGAAGAGACGAAGAAAGAATTGCGAACGGCCATTTCTCTTTACTATGATGAATATTCTGGTATTTATTTAAAATCACGCAGGTTTCTTGATCAAATGGAGAGAATGCAGTCTTTTCTACATAAAGAGCAAGAAGAGGATTGA
- a CDS encoding YqzL family protein, which translates to MLDFTWKVFSETGSVEMYLLYKEIEKGGKYPPFEQEQQLASPDFPVAGMTN; encoded by the coding sequence ATGTTGGATTTTACGTGGAAAGTCTTTTCTGAGACAGGAAGTGTTGAAATGTACCTTCTATATAAGGAGATTGAAAAAGGCGGCAAGTATCCCCCGTTTGAACAGGAGCAGCAATTGGCTAGTCCCGACTTCCCGGTTGCCGGAATGACGAATTGA